The following are encoded in a window of Sinorhizobium sojae CCBAU 05684 genomic DNA:
- the shc gene encoding squalene--hopene cyclase, translated as MSIASATEALLAYRHADGHWVFELEADSTIPSEYILLRHYLAEPIDVVLEAKIGTYLRRTQGAHGGWPLVHDGPFDMSASVKSYFALKMIGDSVDAAHMVKAREAIRARGGAANSNVLTRFLLALYGVVSWRAVPVLPIEIVLLPIWSPFHLYKISYWARTTIVPLMVLAVLKPRAKNPKGVGIEELFLQDTKSVGMNPKAPHQSWGWFLLFRGIDGILRVIEPHLPKKLRERAIASALAFTEERLNGEDGMGAIYPSMANIVMMYDALGKDDHFPPRAIARRAIDKLLVIGEEEAYCQPCLSPVWDTALTCHALQEVGGANALAKAKQGLDWLKPRQVLDVKGDWAVKAPNIRPGGWPFQYNNAHYPDLDDTAVVVMAMDRAQRHAGSKEYATAIARGREWIEGMQSRDGGWAAFDVNNLEYYLNNLPFADHGALLDPPTEDVTARCVSMLAQVGEFTQSSKAVAEGIAYLRRTQHAEGSWYGRWGLNYIYGTWSVLCALNAAGIDHQDPMIRKAVEWLVSIQSWDGGWGEDAISYRLDYSGYEQAPSTSSQTAWALLGLMAAGEVEHPAVARGVNYLKNAQTENGLWDEQRYTATGFPRVFYLRYHGYSKFFPLWALARYRNLRSTNV; from the coding sequence CAAGGCGCGCACGGCGGCTGGCCGCTGGTGCATGACGGGCCCTTCGATATGAGCGCAAGCGTGAAGTCTTACTTCGCGCTCAAGATGATCGGGGATTCCGTCGACGCGGCTCATATGGTGAAGGCGCGCGAGGCGATCCGCGCGCGCGGCGGCGCCGCCAACAGCAATGTACTCACGCGCTTCCTGCTCGCGCTCTATGGCGTAGTTAGCTGGCGCGCGGTGCCGGTTCTGCCAATCGAGATCGTGCTACTGCCAATCTGGTCGCCGTTCCACCTCTACAAGATCTCCTACTGGGCGCGCACCACTATTGTGCCGCTGATGGTTCTTGCAGTGCTGAAGCCGCGTGCGAAGAATCCTAAGGGCGTCGGCATCGAAGAACTGTTCCTTCAGGATACCAAGAGCGTAGGCATGAACCCGAAGGCGCCGCACCAGAGCTGGGGCTGGTTCTTGCTGTTCCGCGGCATCGACGGCATCCTGCGGGTTATTGAGCCGCATCTTCCGAAGAAACTTCGTGAGCGCGCGATCGCGAGTGCGCTCGCCTTCACTGAAGAGCGGCTCAACGGTGAAGATGGCATGGGCGCGATCTATCCGTCGATGGCCAATATCGTGATGATGTATGACGCGCTCGGTAAAGACGATCATTTTCCGCCGCGCGCGATAGCACGTCGCGCTATTGACAAGCTCTTGGTGATCGGCGAGGAAGAGGCCTATTGCCAGCCCTGCCTGTCGCCGGTCTGGGACACCGCGCTGACGTGCCACGCACTTCAGGAGGTGGGCGGCGCTAACGCCCTAGCGAAAGCGAAGCAGGGCCTAGACTGGCTGAAGCCGCGGCAGGTACTGGACGTGAAGGGCGACTGGGCAGTGAAGGCGCCCAACATCAGGCCCGGCGGCTGGCCGTTTCAATACAATAACGCGCACTATCCCGATCTCGATGACACTGCAGTGGTGGTCATGGCCATGGACCGCGCGCAGCGGCACGCCGGCAGCAAGGAATACGCCACCGCGATCGCACGTGGCCGGGAATGGATCGAAGGCATGCAAAGCCGGGATGGCGGCTGGGCCGCCTTCGACGTCAACAATCTCGAATACTACCTGAATAACCTCCCATTCGCGGACCATGGCGCGCTGCTCGACCCGCCGACCGAAGACGTTACCGCGCGGTGCGTCTCGATGTTGGCCCAGGTCGGCGAATTCACCCAAAGCAGCAAGGCAGTCGCCGAGGGGATTGCATATTTGCGCCGCACCCAACACGCGGAAGGATCATGGTACGGCCGCTGGGGCCTGAACTACATCTACGGTACCTGGTCGGTGTTGTGCGCGCTGAATGCCGCAGGGATCGATCACCAGGACCCCATGATAAGGAAGGCGGTGGAATGGCTAGTATCCATCCAGAGTTGGGACGGCGGTTGGGGCGAGGATGCAATCAGCTACCGACTCGACTATAGCGGATATGAGCAGGCGCCTTCCACGTCCTCCCAAACGGCGTGGGCCTTGCTTGGACTGATGGCGGCCGGCGAGGTGGAGCATCCGGCCGTCGCACGCGGGGTGAACTACCTAAAAAACGCACAAACCGAGAACGGTCTGTGGGATGAGCAGCGCTACACCGCCACGGGTTTTCCGCGCGTGTTTTATTTGCGATATCACGGCTACTCCAAGTTCTTTCCGCTCTGGGCATTAGCACGGTACCGGAACTTGAGGAGCACGAACGTTTGA
- a CDS encoding helix-turn-helix domain-containing protein, giving the protein MKNLIHNVGPNDARRDHVDIGDAVRRSREAVGYSVDDLALTCGLTCAEISRIELGADVDPERLRRVVAALRVPATTFALKHS; this is encoded by the coding sequence ATGAAAAATTTAATCCACAACGTGGGCCCAAACGACGCCCGTAGGGACCACGTCGATATAGGTGATGCGGTTCGGCGATCTCGCGAAGCGGTCGGATATAGCGTCGACGACCTCGCATTAACATGCGGTCTGACATGCGCCGAGATTTCAAGGATCGAATTAGGTGCTGATGTCGACCCTGAACGGCTCAGGCGTGTAGTCGCTGCCCTTCGAGTGCCAGCCACCACCTTCGCATTGAAGCATTCATGA
- a CDS encoding LysR family transcriptional regulator, whose amino-acid sequence MDQPAWKNPRTALIVDGSDAARQRRIPNLASVDLNLLVELEALLQYRNITHAAQHVGRSQPAMSRALSRLRDMFNDDLLVRGSSGLVPTPQAEHLAQMLPSVLNAIRELVSCSSGLRDLRSKVTMAMPDHQSLVLLPYLLPRLGERVPHVDIATEPLLDGALRRLEQGEIDFAIGQIGAAPPGYLRRGLYADRFTCLLRHDHPALEQEWSVGTFAALRHASIASDSNEGLGQVYDGLVRFGLPGPIVVSNVLTAAVVVAMTDLVLMIPNRVATRVATMLPLAIVDPPVELKPYEVALIWHQRCHHDLEHRVLRREIAAAARMGRLDVSQDQMARRQNDS is encoded by the coding sequence ATGGATCAGCCCGCTTGGAAGAATCCGCGTACGGCCCTGATCGTCGATGGCAGTGACGCTGCACGTCAACGGCGTATACCGAATCTGGCGTCGGTCGACCTAAACCTGCTAGTGGAGCTCGAGGCCTTGTTGCAGTATCGAAACATCACGCATGCTGCTCAACATGTCGGTAGGAGCCAACCGGCAATGAGTAGAGCCCTATCAAGGCTGCGTGACATGTTCAATGACGATCTCTTGGTACGCGGCTCGAGTGGCCTAGTCCCAACACCGCAGGCCGAACACTTGGCGCAAATGCTGCCGTCGGTATTGAATGCTATCCGCGAACTGGTGAGCTGCAGTTCCGGCTTAAGGGATTTGCGGTCGAAGGTAACTATGGCAATGCCCGATCACCAATCGCTAGTTCTGCTGCCATATCTATTGCCGCGTTTAGGTGAGCGTGTGCCTCATGTTGACATCGCCACCGAGCCACTTTTGGACGGCGCTCTACGGCGTCTCGAGCAAGGTGAGATTGACTTTGCGATCGGGCAGATCGGTGCCGCTCCTCCAGGCTACTTGCGGCGCGGTCTCTATGCGGACCGCTTCACTTGCCTGCTTCGCCACGACCACCCTGCATTAGAGCAGGAGTGGAGCGTCGGAACCTTCGCGGCGCTGCGTCACGCCTCTATTGCCTCGGATTCCAACGAGGGCCTGGGTCAAGTCTATGATGGGCTGGTCAGGTTCGGACTACCCGGTCCGATAGTGGTCTCCAACGTGCTGACTGCGGCAGTTGTAGTGGCGATGACTGACCTAGTGCTGATGATACCGAACCGAGTTGCAACTCGGGTGGCGACTATGCTGCCGCTCGCTATTGTAGATCCACCCGTGGAGCTGAAGCCATACGAAGTCGCGTTGATCTGGCACCAGCGCTGCCATCATGACTTGGAGCATCGCGTGCTGCGTCGCGAAATCGCCGCCGCAGCGCGGATGGGCCGGCTAGACGTGTCACAAGACCAAATGGCGAGGCGGCAGAACGATAGTTGA
- a CDS encoding DUF4158 domain-containing protein, with the protein MQQVRRVRREGSRSQFSVFSNFCPSCCDTTGFPLRCHFAPYRSRPHYSLSPADRLEIKLRRRNQLGFAVQLCLVGYPGRALLPNIYRRRSQAIAFYPRREETRRDHIAHLLRYLKVEAQPTWTARYAAGSHRDSFNDRPGSTIAKTISATYRVRRALLPMATVIERMGRRGPRHCPASW; encoded by the coding sequence ATCCAGCAAGTTAGGCGCGTACGCAGGGAGGGCTCAAGATCTCAATTTTCAGTTTTCTCAAATTTCTGCCCTTCCTGCTGCGATACAACAGGATTTCCCTTACGGTGTCATTTCGCCCCCTACCGGAGCCGCCCCCATTATTCCCTGTCGCCGGCTGATCGGCTGGAAATCAAGCTTCGCAGGCGCAACCAGCTTGGTTTTGCGGTGCAACTGTGCCTGGTGGGCTATCCCGGCCGGGCACTCCTTCCGAACATATATCGACGCAGATCACAGGCTATTGCCTTTTACCCTCGCCGTGAGGAAACTCGCCGCGATCACATCGCACACCTGCTGCGCTATTTGAAAGTCGAAGCCCAACCGACATGGACAGCGCGCTACGCTGCGGGCAGCCATCGAGACAGCTTCAACGACAGACCAGGGTCAACGATCGCAAAAACAATCAGTGCTACGTACCGGGTACGCCGGGCCCTGCTGCCAATGGCGACCGTGATCGAACGCATGGGTCGGCGCGGCCCGCGCCATTGCCCGGCGTCGTGGTAG
- a CDS encoding DUF982 domain-containing protein, which translates to MLNPELVWMTPVTVHMKDGASQVFASVNDVLDFLEGDWAIYRGRKYNRAVQTCRRALNRVTPVAIAREAFIDACRGAGMSTGADGPPGAKTGTGGQRSLT; encoded by the coding sequence ATGCTCAACCCGGAATTGGTTTGGATGACTCCCGTCACCGTTCACATGAAGGACGGGGCGTCCCAGGTCTTCGCTTCTGTCAACGACGTGCTCGATTTCCTCGAAGGGGATTGGGCCATCTATCGCGGCAGAAAATACAATCGGGCGGTTCAAACGTGCCGCCGTGCTCTAAACCGAGTGACGCCAGTCGCCATCGCGCGCGAAGCGTTTATTGACGCCTGCCGAGGCGCGGGCATGTCGACAGGCGCGGATGGACCGCCTGGGGCAAAGACAGGTACCGGCGGTCAACGCTCGCTTACCTAG
- a CDS encoding NADH dehydrogenase ubiquinone Fe-S protein 4 yields the protein MTWLTEPLARDRQSGRADRKFVEHVSTSQPLDINCPRPNIHPVARIFRPSRSVMTSARVSGRPWLLVFERQAPPVIDCLMGYTGGSDTLTQVELHFPTRDAAIAYAKRQKLNCTVVDDRSRRP from the coding sequence ATGACGTGGTTGACGGAACCCCTTGCGCGAGACAGACAATCCGGCCGCGCTGACCGGAAGTTCGTGGAGCACGTCAGCACCAGCCAGCCCCTTGACATCAACTGCCCACGACCAAACATTCATCCCGTAGCACGCATTTTTCGCCCGTCACGCTCTGTGATGACTTCGGCGCGCGTCTCGGGGCGACCTTGGCTGCTGGTATTCGAACGGCAAGCCCCACCCGTCATCGACTGTCTGATGGGCTACACTGGCGGGAGTGACACGCTGACTCAGGTTGAACTGCATTTCCCAACCCGCGATGCCGCCATTGCCTACGCAAAGCGACAGAAACTGAATTGCACCGTCGTAGACGACAGGAGCCGCCGTCCCTAG
- a CDS encoding Hsp20/alpha crystallin family protein, with protein MNVGDLIPWSRGSSQLPSSYRGDDMDPFLSLHRNVNRLFDEVFRGFAPPSSFAGSSPFRGSWPHVEIEENDNEIRVLAEVPGIEPDDIEVLLEDGMLTLRGESKSETEDKDRRFSERYHGRFERRLSLGGQVEEGKVAATFKNGLLTVTLTKSEKARANVKRITIDSTK; from the coding sequence ATGAATGTAGGTGACCTGATCCCGTGGAGCCGTGGCAGCAGCCAGCTCCCGAGCAGCTATCGCGGTGATGACATGGATCCGTTCCTGTCGCTGCACCGCAATGTCAACCGCCTGTTCGACGAAGTCTTCCGCGGCTTCGCCCCGCCATCGTCGTTCGCCGGGTCGTCGCCCTTCCGTGGTTCGTGGCCGCACGTGGAGATCGAGGAGAATGACAACGAGATCCGCGTGCTAGCCGAGGTTCCGGGCATCGAGCCAGACGATATCGAGGTCCTGTTGGAAGACGGCATGCTGACGCTTCGCGGCGAAAGCAAATCGGAAACCGAGGATAAGGATCGTCGGTTCAGCGAGCGCTACCACGGGCGCTTCGAGCGACGGCTGTCCCTCGGCGGCCAGGTCGAGGAGGGCAAGGTCGCCGCAACGTTCAAGAACGGTCTGCTCACCGTGACGCTAACGAAGAGCGAAAAGGCGCGAGCCAACGTCAAGCGGATCACCATCGACAGCACCAAATAA
- a CDS encoding Hsp20 family protein, with protein MRTNLDFAPFYRSSIGFDRIFELLENASLNADNWPPYNIVKLGEDAYRIAIAAAGFAEDELTITHEANMLVVNGVKSEDEEVQYLHHALPVRPFVRRFELADHVIVEGAKLENGLLVITLRKEIPEEMKPRRIAIETEMTKPASKQIEGDKAA; from the coding sequence ATGAGAACAAACCTCGACTTTGCCCCCTTCTACAGGTCAAGCATCGGCTTTGACCGCATCTTCGAGCTGCTCGAGAACGCCAGCCTCAACGCTGACAACTGGCCGCCCTACAACATCGTCAAACTTGGCGAAGATGCCTACCGAATCGCTATCGCGGCGGCGGGTTTCGCCGAGGACGAACTGACGATCACCCATGAAGCGAACATGCTCGTGGTCAACGGCGTGAAATCGGAGGACGAAGAGGTACAGTACCTCCATCATGCGCTTCCTGTACGACCATTTGTTCGGCGATTTGAACTCGCCGATCATGTCATCGTCGAGGGCGCGAAGCTCGAAAACGGGCTTCTCGTTATCACCCTCAGGAAGGAAATACCTGAGGAGATGAAGCCGCGTCGGATCGCCATCGAAACCGAAATGACGAAGCCTGCCTCAAAGCAGATCGAAGGCGACAAGGCGGCCTGA
- a CDS encoding co-chaperone GroES, with protein MTFRPLHDRILVRRIEAEEKTAGGIIIPDTAKEKPQEGEVVAAGPGARDDSGQLRPLDVKVGDRILFGKWSGTEIKLNGEDLLIMKESDVMGVIEVDAAARNAA; from the coding sequence ATGACGTTCCGTCCCTTGCATGACCGAATCCTGGTTCGCCGCATCGAGGCCGAGGAAAAAACGGCCGGCGGCATCATCATTCCAGACACGGCGAAGGAAAAGCCACAGGAAGGTGAGGTCGTTGCCGCCGGCCCTGGTGCGCGCGACGACAGCGGGCAGTTGCGACCGCTCGATGTGAAAGTGGGTGATCGCATTCTGTTCGGCAAATGGTCGGGCACCGAGATCAAGCTCAATGGCGAGGATCTGCTGATCATGAAGGAATCGGACGTGATGGGCGTGATCGAGGTCGACGCCGCAGCGAGAAACGCAGCCTAG
- the groL gene encoding chaperonin GroEL (60 kDa chaperone family; promotes refolding of misfolded polypeptides especially under stressful conditions; forms two stacked rings of heptamers to form a barrel-shaped 14mer; ends can be capped by GroES; misfolded proteins enter the barrel where they are refolded when GroES binds) — protein sequence MAAKEVKFHSDAREKMLRGVDILANAVKVTLGPKGRNVVIEKSYGAPRITKDGVTVAKEIELEDKFENMGAQMVREVASKTSDIAGDGTTTATVLAQAIVKEGAKAVASGMNPMDLKRGIDKAVDAIVEELKTNARKVTRNDEIAQVGTISANGDTEIGRFLADAVEKVGNEGVITVEEAKTAVTELEVVEGMQFDRGYLSPYFITNPDKMRVELEEPYILIHEKKLSNLQALLPVLEAVVQSGKPLLIIAEDVEGEALATLVVNKLRGGLKIAAVKAPGFGDRRKAMLEDIAILTGGTAVSEDLGIKLENVTLNMLGRAKKVVVEKENTTIVDGAGSKTEIQGRVAQIKAQIEETTSDYDREKLQERLAKLAGGVAVIRVGGSTEVEVKERKDRVDDAMHATRAAVEEGVLPGGGVALLRAVKALDNAQTENADQRHGIEIVRRALEAPVRQIAENAGAEGSIIVGKLREKTEFGFGWNAQTNEFGDLYDQGVIDPVKVVRTALQDAASVAGLLITTEAMVAEKPKKEAPLPPMPGGGMDF from the coding sequence ATGGCTGCCAAGGAAGTGAAGTTCCATTCCGACGCCCGCGAGAAGATGCTGCGCGGTGTCGATATTCTCGCCAATGCCGTCAAGGTTACGCTCGGTCCGAAGGGCCGTAATGTGGTAATTGAGAAGTCATACGGCGCGCCCCGCATCACCAAGGACGGCGTCACCGTCGCCAAGGAGATCGAGCTCGAGGACAAGTTCGAAAACATGGGCGCACAGATGGTGCGGGAGGTTGCCTCGAAGACCAGTGACATCGCTGGTGACGGCACCACCACCGCGACAGTTCTCGCCCAGGCGATCGTCAAGGAAGGTGCGAAGGCTGTGGCGTCGGGCATGAACCCGATGGACCTGAAGCGCGGCATCGACAAGGCCGTAGACGCCATTGTTGAGGAATTGAAGACAAACGCGCGAAAAGTTACCAGGAACGACGAGATTGCCCAGGTAGGGACGATCTCGGCCAATGGCGACACCGAGATCGGTCGGTTCCTCGCCGACGCGGTCGAGAAGGTTGGCAATGAAGGCGTCATCACCGTTGAGGAAGCCAAGACCGCGGTGACGGAGCTGGAAGTCGTCGAAGGCATGCAATTCGACCGCGGTTATCTCTCGCCGTATTTCATCACCAACCCAGACAAGATGCGGGTCGAGCTCGAGGAACCCTACATCCTGATCCATGAAAAGAAGCTCTCGAACCTGCAGGCGCTGCTTCCGGTTCTCGAAGCGGTCGTTCAATCAGGCAAGCCGCTGCTGATTATCGCCGAGGACGTCGAGGGCGAGGCGCTGGCGACGCTCGTCGTCAACAAGCTGCGCGGCGGCCTGAAGATCGCTGCCGTCAAGGCGCCGGGCTTCGGCGATCGCCGCAAGGCCATGCTGGAGGACATAGCGATCCTAACAGGCGGAACCGCGGTCTCCGAAGACCTCGGCATCAAGCTCGAGAATGTGACCCTCAATATGCTTGGCCGCGCCAAGAAGGTCGTCGTCGAGAAGGAAAACACGACGATCGTCGACGGCGCAGGCTCGAAGACGGAGATTCAGGGCCGCGTCGCCCAGATCAAGGCGCAGATCGAGGAAACCACGTCGGACTACGATCGCGAGAAGCTGCAGGAGCGGCTCGCCAAGCTTGCCGGCGGCGTTGCCGTCATCCGCGTCGGCGGCTCGACCGAAGTCGAGGTGAAGGAACGCAAGGACCGCGTCGACGACGCGATGCATGCCACGCGGGCGGCCGTTGAGGAAGGCGTGCTACCCGGCGGTGGTGTCGCTTTGCTGAGAGCCGTGAAGGCACTGGACAACGCTCAGACGGAGAATGCCGACCAGAGGCACGGCATTGAGATCGTCCGCCGTGCACTCGAGGCGCCGGTGCGCCAGATCGCCGAGAATGCGGGTGCCGAGGGTTCGATCATCGTCGGCAAGCTGCGCGAGAAGACCGAATTTGGTTTTGGCTGGAACGCCCAGACCAACGAGTTCGGCGATCTTTACGATCAAGGGGTAATAGATCCGGTCAAGGTTGTTCGTACCGCGTTGCAGGACGCCGCCTCGGTCGCCGGCCTGCTGATTACCACCGAGGCAATGGTCGCCGAGAAGCCGAAGAAGGAAGCACCGCTCCCGCCGATGCCGGGAGGCGGCATGGACTTCTGA
- a CDS encoding Do family serine endopeptidase, which yields MTARPSKYVGVFAALVLILVPAPLPAARPPSAISASIQPSLADVLEDVTPAVVNIAVRSRAPAETNPLYNDPFFRRYFNLPEQQQRLSAGSGVIVDADKGYILTNHHVVADAGEIAVTLKDRRRFTAELVGSDESTDIALLKIDAEKLKALPLGDSNALRVGDTVVAIGNPFGLGQTVTSGIVSALGRGGINVEGYEDFIQTDASINPGNSGGALVTADGLLVGVNTAIIAPAGGNVGIGFAVPIAMASAVMEQLIEHGEVRRGRIGISVQDLTPDLAEALSIEENYGAVVGSVEQDSPAAQAGLQAGDVITAVNDRKITGSADLRNRVGLAPVGSEVEIEYLRDRVRKTVTMRIEPDETIAKSGSMSSRLDGAEFQDAAGNVVVSSVEDGSAAARAGLRMGDVIVAANRRPIATVAELETALTNASGTIVLDLFRAGSKHVLVIR from the coding sequence ATGACCGCGCGTCCGTCGAAATATGTTGGCGTATTCGCCGCACTCGTCCTCATCCTGGTTCCTGCGCCGTTACCGGCGGCGCGGCCGCCGTCGGCGATTTCGGCAAGCATTCAGCCGTCGCTCGCTGATGTCCTGGAGGACGTCACGCCGGCGGTCGTTAACATTGCAGTGAGATCGCGCGCTCCCGCCGAAACCAATCCTCTCTACAACGATCCCTTCTTCCGCCGCTATTTCAACCTGCCTGAGCAGCAGCAGCGGCTGAGCGCGGGCTCCGGCGTCATCGTTGACGCCGACAAAGGCTATATCCTCACCAATCACCACGTCGTCGCGGACGCCGGCGAGATTGCGGTAACCCTGAAGGACCGCCGCCGCTTCACGGCCGAGCTGGTCGGCAGTGACGAGTCAACCGATATAGCGTTGCTGAAGATCGACGCGGAAAAACTGAAGGCCTTGCCCTTAGGCGATTCCAACGCGCTCCGGGTTGGCGACACCGTCGTCGCGATCGGCAACCCGTTCGGGCTCGGGCAGACCGTCACCTCCGGTATCGTCAGCGCCCTTGGCCGTGGCGGCATCAATGTCGAGGGCTATGAGGACTTCATCCAGACGGATGCCTCGATCAATCCCGGCAACTCGGGAGGCGCGCTGGTGACTGCAGACGGCCTGCTGGTCGGCGTCAACACCGCAATCATCGCGCCAGCCGGCGGCAATGTCGGCATCGGCTTTGCGGTTCCGATCGCAATGGCGTCGGCCGTGATGGAGCAACTGATCGAGCATGGCGAAGTGCGGCGCGGCCGGATCGGCATCTCCGTTCAGGACCTGACGCCCGACCTGGCCGAAGCGCTCAGCATTGAGGAAAACTACGGCGCCGTCGTCGGCAGCGTTGAGCAAGATTCGCCGGCGGCACAGGCGGGCCTTCAGGCCGGCGATGTCATCACCGCCGTCAACGATCGCAAAATCACAGGCTCGGCAGACCTCCGCAATCGTGTCGGTCTGGCTCCGGTCGGATCGGAAGTCGAAATCGAATATCTACGCGATCGAGTTCGCAAAACGGTGACGATGCGCATAGAGCCGGACGAGACGATTGCCAAGTCCGGCTCCATGTCCTCCCGCCTTGACGGCGCTGAGTTCCAGGACGCGGCCGGCAACGTTGTGGTTTCAAGTGTTGAAGATGGAAGTGCTGCCGCCCGAGCCGGTCTGCGCATGGGTGACGTGATCGTTGCTGCCAATCGCCGGCCCATCGCGACAGTGGCGGAACTCGAGACAGCCTTAACGAACGCCAGTGGCACGATAGTGCTCGATCTGTTTCGCGCCGGGTCCAAACACGTGCTGGTGATCCGGTAG
- a CDS encoding DUF982 domain-containing protein, which yields MKHDCFRHPVTILVGLGFPAEIRGLREAYAWLNEWPPSKRNATHAIALNACRAALAGEIDVETARGTFVAFARRANLLAPDTEAIIAGGRADARAQAGNSKSV from the coding sequence ATGAAACACGATTGCTTTCGACATCCCGTCACAATCCTTGTGGGTCTCGGATTTCCGGCTGAGATTCGCGGCCTGAGAGAAGCCTATGCCTGGCTGAATGAGTGGCCGCCATCGAAACGAAATGCAACCCACGCCATCGCGCTCAATGCCTGCAGAGCAGCACTTGCGGGTGAGATTGATGTCGAAACCGCTCGCGGGACGTTTGTCGCCTTCGCGCGACGGGCCAATCTTCTCGCACCAGATACCGAGGCGATCATCGCCGGTGGCAGAGCCGATGCGCGTGCGCAAGCGGGAAACAGTAAATCGGTGTGA
- a CDS encoding DUF982 domain-containing protein — protein sequence MSDIQFPVPVRLHLNSAGERVVANSWEALECLRDHWPEGARGRTYRAAYRVCRDVLDGWRQPYEARRAFVKAARRAGLLEDIALVPPPSNARTKPDHRHAVRYFRPIKGR from the coding sequence ATGAGCGATATTCAGTTTCCCGTTCCAGTGAGACTGCATCTGAACTCTGCTGGCGAGCGGGTTGTCGCCAATTCCTGGGAAGCACTGGAGTGTCTTCGCGACCATTGGCCCGAAGGCGCGAGAGGGCGAACCTATCGCGCAGCCTATCGGGTCTGCCGCGACGTCTTGGACGGCTGGAGACAGCCGTACGAAGCAAGGCGCGCATTCGTGAAGGCGGCACGCCGCGCTGGGCTGCTAGAGGACATAGCGTTGGTTCCCCCGCCAAGCAACGCAAGAACAAAGCCGGATCACCGTCACGCAGTGCGTTATTTTCGCCCGATCAAAGGGAGGTAG
- a CDS encoding recombinase family protein → MGQRAAIYCRVSTADQSCERQERDLTAFAGRAGYDVAGIFKETGSGAKLDRAERRKIMALAQARQIDAVLVTELSRWGRSTIDLLNTLRELENWKVSVIAMNGMTFDLSSPHGRMLATFLSGIAEFERDLISERVKSGLAAARARGKQLGRRMGQRPKSDRLAPRVLALIAEGRSYRWIARDLGISKNTVADVAQRFRATEPSRRPTEYPDGER, encoded by the coding sequence TTGGGACAACGCGCCGCCATCTATTGTCGCGTTTCAACCGCCGACCAGTCATGTGAGCGGCAGGAGCGTGACCTGACGGCATTTGCCGGCCGCGCCGGCTACGATGTGGCGGGAATTTTCAAAGAAACGGGCTCAGGCGCGAAGCTTGACCGAGCTGAGCGCCGTAAGATCATGGCGCTCGCACAGGCCCGGCAGATCGATGCGGTGCTCGTCACAGAACTGTCGAGATGGGGACGCTCGACCATCGACCTTCTCAATACCCTGCGAGAACTGGAAAACTGGAAGGTGTCCGTCATTGCCATGAACGGGATGACCTTCGATCTGTCCTCGCCGCACGGCCGCATGCTGGCAACGTTTCTCTCGGGTATCGCCGAATTCGAACGCGATCTAATCAGCGAACGGGTCAAATCCGGTCTCGCGGCGGCAAGAGCGCGGGGAAAGCAACTAGGCCGCCGGATGGGTCAGCGTCCTAAGTCAGATCGGCTCGCTCCGAGAGTGTTAGCTCTGATTGCCGAAGGCCGCAGCTACCGCTGGATCGCTCGCGACCTTGGCATTAGCAAGAATACGGTTGCTGACGTTGCGCAGCGATTTCGGGCAACAGAACCGTCGCGGCGTCCCACAGAATACCCCGATGGTGAACGCTGA